The following are encoded in a window of Streptomyces sp. Go-475 genomic DNA:
- a CDS encoding GNAT family N-acetyltransferase: MDLRLPDELVALIAGEEPDGHGARRWDQEDTAQPSASGTAHRDPSARPALPHHDDLLDHVADWGPADTPAGVFRLVPVRVERDLPLISRWMNDPATAAFWELSGPQDVTEDHLRAQLAGDGRSMPCIGVLDGTPMSYWEIYRADLDPLARHYPARPHDTGVHLLVGAVADRGRGLGGLLLRAVADLVLARRPSCARVIAEPDIRNTPSIAAFLTAGFRFSAEVVLPAKRAALMVRDRSLRHLL; encoded by the coding sequence ATGGATCTGCGGCTCCCCGACGAACTCGTCGCCCTCATCGCGGGTGAGGAGCCGGACGGCCACGGAGCACGGAGGTGGGACCAGGAGGACACCGCACAGCCCTCCGCCTCCGGCACCGCGCACCGAGACCCATCCGCCCGCCCGGCCCTCCCACACCACGACGACCTCCTCGACCACGTCGCCGACTGGGGCCCGGCCGACACACCCGCGGGCGTCTTCCGCCTCGTCCCCGTGCGCGTCGAACGCGACCTGCCGCTCATCAGCCGCTGGATGAACGACCCGGCCACCGCGGCGTTCTGGGAGCTGTCCGGACCGCAGGACGTGACCGAGGACCATCTGCGGGCCCAGCTCGCCGGCGACGGGCGCAGCATGCCGTGCATCGGTGTGCTGGACGGAACGCCCATGAGCTACTGGGAGATCTACCGGGCGGATCTGGACCCGCTGGCCCGTCACTATCCCGCCCGGCCTCACGACACGGGAGTCCACCTCCTAGTCGGCGCGGTCGCCGACCGGGGGCGCGGTCTCGGCGGTCTGCTGCTCAGAGCCGTAGCGGATCTGGTTCTGGCGCGGCGCCCCTCCTGCGCACGCGTCATCGCGGAACCCGACATTCGCAACACCCCCTCCATCGCTGCCTTCCTGACTGCCGGCTTCCGGTTCTCCGCCGAGGTCGTCCTGCCCGCCAAGCGGGCCGCCCTCATGGTCCGAGACCGGTCCCTCCGGCATCTTCTGTAG
- a CDS encoding ATP-dependent DNA helicase, with protein sequence MTKPSLPELLHAAVTAVGGTERPGQVAMAEAVAEAIDDGSHLLVQAGTGTGKSLGYLVPALAHGERVVVATATLALQRQLVERDLPRTVESLHPLLRRRPEFAMLKGRSNYLCLHRLHEGVPQDEEEGLFDQFEAAAPTSKLGQDLLRVRDWADETETGDRDDLTPGISDRAWAQVSVSSRECLGASKCAYGAECFAEMARERAKLSEVVVTNHALLAIDAIEGAPVLPQHEVLIVDEAHELVSRVTGVATGELTPGQVNRAVRRAAKLANEKAADQLQTAAEGFERLMELALPGRLEEIPEDLSYALMALRDACRTVISAIGATRDKSVQDEDAVRKQALASVENVHDVAERITNGSEWDVVWYERHDRFGASLRVAPMSVSGLLREKLFADRSVVLTSATLKLGGDFNGVGASLGLAPEGTEGDDFPKWKGIDVGSPFDYRKQGILYVAKHLARPARDGDRADMLDELTELIQAAGGRTLGLFSSMRGAQVAAEELRSRIPEFPILLQGEETLGELIKNFAADPKTCLFGTLSLWQGVDVPGPSCQLVVMDKIPFPRPDDPLMSARQKAVEEAGGNGFMAVAATHAALLMAQGAGRLVRASGDRGVVAVLDQRLATARYGGYLKASLPDFWYTTDRNQVRKSLAAIDAVAKQAEAG encoded by the coding sequence ATGACGAAGCCCTCACTCCCCGAACTCCTGCACGCTGCCGTCACTGCCGTCGGCGGTACGGAGCGCCCCGGCCAGGTGGCCATGGCCGAAGCCGTCGCGGAGGCGATCGACGACGGCTCCCACCTGTTGGTCCAGGCCGGCACCGGCACCGGCAAGTCGCTGGGCTACCTGGTGCCCGCGCTCGCGCACGGGGAGCGTGTGGTCGTCGCGACCGCCACCCTGGCCCTGCAGCGCCAGCTGGTGGAACGCGACCTGCCGAGAACGGTCGAGTCGCTGCACCCCCTGCTGCGCCGCCGCCCGGAGTTCGCGATGCTCAAGGGCCGGTCGAACTACCTCTGTCTGCACCGCCTGCACGAGGGCGTCCCGCAGGACGAGGAGGAGGGCCTCTTCGACCAGTTCGAGGCGGCCGCGCCCACCAGCAAGCTGGGCCAGGATCTGCTGAGGGTGCGCGACTGGGCAGACGAGACCGAGACCGGCGACCGTGACGACCTCACGCCCGGTATCTCGGACCGGGCCTGGGCACAGGTGTCGGTGTCGTCGCGAGAGTGCCTGGGTGCCTCGAAGTGCGCCTACGGCGCGGAGTGCTTCGCCGAGATGGCCCGCGAGCGGGCCAAGCTCTCCGAGGTCGTGGTCACGAACCACGCGCTGCTAGCGATCGACGCCATCGAGGGCGCGCCGGTCCTGCCGCAGCATGAGGTGCTGATCGTCGACGAGGCCCATGAACTCGTCTCCCGGGTCACCGGAGTCGCCACCGGCGAGCTCACCCCCGGCCAGGTCAACCGTGCGGTGCGCCGGGCCGCGAAACTCGCCAACGAGAAGGCCGCCGACCAGCTCCAGACCGCTGCCGAGGGTTTCGAGCGGCTGATGGAGCTGGCGCTGCCGGGCCGTCTGGAGGAGATCCCCGAGGACCTCTCGTACGCGCTCATGGCGTTGCGCGACGCCTGCCGCACGGTCATCTCCGCGATCGGCGCGACCCGCGACAAGTCCGTCCAGGACGAGGACGCGGTCCGCAAACAGGCCCTGGCTTCCGTGGAGAACGTGCACGACGTGGCGGAGCGGATCACGAACGGCTCCGAATGGGACGTCGTCTGGTATGAGCGCCACGACCGCTTCGGCGCCTCCCTGCGTGTCGCTCCCATGTCCGTCTCGGGGCTGCTGCGGGAGAAGCTCTTCGCGGACCGCTCCGTGGTTCTGACGTCCGCGACGCTCAAGCTGGGCGGCGATTTCAACGGTGTCGGCGCCTCCCTGGGCCTCGCTCCCGAGGGCACCGAGGGCGACGACTTCCCGAAGTGGAAGGGCATCGACGTCGGCTCGCCCTTCGACTACCGCAAGCAGGGCATCCTGTACGTCGCCAAGCACTTGGCGCGTCCCGCGCGGGACGGCGACCGCGCGGACATGCTCGACGAGCTCACGGAGCTGATCCAGGCGGCCGGCGGCCGCACCCTGGGCCTCTTCTCCTCCATGCGCGGGGCGCAGGTCGCCGCCGAGGAGCTGCGTTCCCGCATCCCGGAGTTCCCGATCCTCCTCCAAGGCGAGGAGACGCTCGGCGAGCTCATCAAGAACTTCGCGGCCGACCCGAAGACCTGCCTCTTCGGCACGCTGTCGCTGTGGCAGGGCGTGGACGTACCCGGGCCCAGTTGCCAGCTGGTCGTCATGGACAAGATCCCGTTCCCGCGTCCGGACGACCCCCTGATGAGCGCTCGCCAGAAGGCCGTGGAGGAGGCTGGCGGCAACGGCTTCATGGCGGTCGCCGCGACCCATGCCGCGCTATTGATGGCCCAGGGCGCCGGCCGCCTCGTACGGGCGTCGGGGGACCGCGGCGTGGTCGCCGTCCTGGACCAGCGTCTGGCGACGGCCCGGTACGGCGGTTATCTCAAGGCGTCACTGCCCGACTTCTGGTACACGACGGACCGTAACCAGGTGCGGAAGTCGCTGGCGGCGATCGACGCGGTGGCGAAGCAGGCGGAAGCCGGATGA
- the lexA gene encoding transcriptional repressor LexA: MTTTADSAAITAQDRSQGRLEPVHAMNEATNPEGHKRSLPGRPPGIRADSSGLTDRQRRVIEVIRDSVQRRGYPPSMREIGQAVGLSSTSSVAHQLMALERKGFLRRDPHRPRAYEVRGSDQAASVQPTDTAGKPAASYVPLVGRIAAGGPILAEESVEDVFPLPRQLVGDGELFVLKVVGDSMIEAAICDGDWVTVRRQPVAENGDIVAAMLDGEATVKRFKREDGHVWLLPHNAAYEPIPGDDATILGKVVAVLRRV, translated from the coding sequence GTGACCACCACCGCAGACAGTGCCGCCATTACTGCCCAGGACCGCTCCCAGGGCCGACTGGAGCCGGTGCATGCGATGAACGAAGCCACGAACCCTGAGGGGCACAAGCGCTCCCTGCCGGGCCGACCTCCCGGCATCCGGGCGGACAGCTCCGGGCTCACCGACCGCCAGCGCCGCGTGATCGAGGTCATCAGGGACTCCGTGCAGCGGCGCGGCTACCCGCCGTCCATGCGTGAGATCGGCCAAGCCGTCGGCCTCTCCAGCACCTCTTCCGTGGCACACCAGCTGATGGCACTGGAGCGCAAGGGCTTCCTGCGCCGCGACCCGCACCGCCCGCGCGCGTACGAGGTGCGCGGTTCCGACCAGGCCGCCTCGGTGCAGCCCACGGACACCGCGGGCAAGCCGGCCGCGTCCTACGTCCCGCTGGTCGGCCGCATCGCCGCCGGTGGCCCGATCCTCGCCGAGGAATCCGTCGAGGACGTGTTCCCCCTCCCCCGCCAGCTCGTCGGCGACGGTGAGCTGTTCGTCCTGAAGGTCGTGGGCGACTCCATGATCGAGGCCGCGATCTGCGACGGCGACTGGGTCACGGTGCGCCGCCAGCCGGTCGCCGAGAACGGCGACATCGTGGCCGCGATGCTCGACGGAGAGGCCACCGTCAAGCGCTTCAAGCGCGAGGACGGCCATGTCTGGCTCCTGCCGCACAACGCGGCGTACGAGCCGATCCCCGGCGACGACGCGACCATTCTCGGCAAGGTGGTGGCCGTACTGCGCCGCGTCTGA
- the nrdR gene encoding transcriptional regulator NrdR: MHCPFCRHPDSRVVDSRTTDDGTSIRRRRQCPDCSRRFTTVETCSLMVVKRSGVTEPFSRTKIINGVRKACQGRPVTEDALAQLGQRVEEAVRATGSAELTTHDVGLAILGPLQELDLVAYLRFASVYRAFDSLEDFEAAIAELREETGRPDADDGDREDTAAGSQEDDRGRGGTAQVPEPAGAAD; encoded by the coding sequence ATGCACTGCCCCTTCTGCAGGCACCCCGACAGCCGTGTCGTCGACAGTCGTACGACCGACGACGGCACGTCGATCCGCAGGCGCCGCCAGTGCCCTGACTGCTCCCGTCGTTTCACGACCGTGGAGACGTGCTCGCTCATGGTGGTGAAGCGGTCCGGAGTCACCGAGCCCTTCAGCCGTACGAAGATCATCAACGGGGTGCGCAAGGCGTGCCAGGGTCGGCCCGTGACCGAGGACGCGCTCGCCCAGCTCGGGCAGCGGGTCGAGGAAGCGGTACGGGCCACCGGAAGCGCCGAGCTGACCACCCACGACGTGGGGCTGGCCATACTCGGCCCGTTGCAGGAGCTCGACCTCGTCGCCTATCTGCGCTTCGCCTCCGTCTACCGGGCGTTCGACTCGCTCGAGGACTTCGAGGCGGCCATCGCGGAGCTCAGAGAAGAGACGGGACGCCCCGACGCGGACGACGGCGACCGCGAGGACACGGCCGCGGGGAGCCAGGAAGACGACCGCGGGCGCGGAGGGACGGCACAGGTCCCCGAGCCCGCAGGCGCCGCCGACTGA